TTAAAATTATTAACAAAATCTTTTTTATTCAGTAAAAAATCTGTAATCAAACCACTATTTGCAATGTTAAAATTGTCAAGAATTTTTTCATTTTTGATCTCGTCTTTGAGCTGATTAGATCTTTTTTTAACTGAATTGAGAAAAAATAAATAAACTTTTTTATTTGCCACAAAAGGCTTAGACCAAGAATTTTCCTTTAACCCAAAAATAATATCATAAAAAGACTTGCTATTATTAAACTCAACCAACTCCTTTAAAGTATTGGGGTAAACATTAATATTATAAGACAAATTAACAATTTCTTCTTTTAAGCTAAGCTGATATTTTTCAAGAACTTGGCTTAAACTGCTAAATTTAACATCACCAAGAAAATCAGATAGCTTATTTTCCAAATAACCTTCAATAACACTTGGTTCATAAGTTTCAATGTAATTTTTAACAGAACTAATATCACGATCTGAATTTTTATCAAAATCATGAACATTACTAAATGCCTTATATATTTGATATTCATTTTTATTTTTAATCTTAATAGGCTTACTAAATTCACCTTCTCTTAAAGAAAAAATGGAATTTAGATCTTCTTTCTTTTCAACATTAAGATCTAAATCAAAATAATACTTATCCAAAGAAACAACTCCCTTGAAATTGGCTATATCATCTGAATAAAGCTTAGCAAGCTCCTCGAATGGAGTTTTGTTTAATAGCTTATCATGAGCAGTCCGAGCATCATTCATATTTTTAAAACGAATAGATGCAAGCGATAAACGTTTGAATAAATTTAAATTCTTCTCAGCATAAGATATTACCTCTTTATTAGAAAAATCTTGATAGGAAAGAGAAAGATATGAAATATGCCTTTCCACAGTACTCATATTTTTAATCATATCAAAAAGAGAGTCGGGAAATATCAAATTACTATTTAAAAAAATTTTAACATTAGAAAACAATATATTTTCTACCATATCATCATAAATTTTAACTTTTTGATAATCAGAAGCTTTATTATATCTTTTAGAACTGAAATTTCCACTAGAGTCTAAATATTCTGGAGATTTAAGTAAATTTTTATTCAACATTTCTTTAGAAATATAAAAATTATATTTTTTTACTAGGTCCAAAAAAGCAACATCCTCAACATATTTCATAAATGCCAAATACCAGGCATTATAATCTGTATTAATATTTTTAGCATTACCCTGCAATCTAGAATAAAGATTTGAATAATAATTAACATACTTGGCAAACTTACTATCTTTTTTATAGTAAATAGGTTGACCTTTATAAGAACCAAATTTTAAACCAGATGAATGAGCATTATCAAATATCCCTGGAAGTAAAGGTGCAATAATAAATCCGAAAACAATCAAAATAAGAGCAAAAATACCCCACATACCAACTTTTTTTTCTTTAGATTCAAGCACAACTAAATCATTTTTGACTTTTCTACTTCTTTTTCGCATAAAACAACCTTTAATAAGTAAGCATACTAATAATTTAACTACTAAATTATCACAATTGAAAAATTATTGCAATTGAAATATCTAACTTAAGCTATACGCTTAAGTATTATAGAACTAAAAAAATTTTACATTTCTAGTATGAAAACGAATCGCTATGGATAAAAAAGGAGAATGAGATCAAAAGTATATGAACACGAATCAAAACAAATTCAACCTTAATATAAATATAACTAAGGACGAACTTTCAAGATTAATAAAAATAGTTTACAATAATTTTGGAATCAATCTCAGCGAAAAAAAAAAGCTGCTAATTGAAAGCAGATTATCATCTCTTCTGAAAGTTAAAGGTTTTAAAAATTTTACTGAATACATCAACTTTTTAGAAAAAAGCACTGGAAATATTCAATTAATCGAATTAATAGACAAAATATCAACAAATCATACCTATTTTTTCAGAGAATCTAAGCATTTTGATTTTTTAAATAATAAAATATTACCCAAACTTACTGAAAAAATATTAAACTCAGAAAACTCAGAAATTAGAATATGGTCAGCTGGCTGTTCAAGTGGTGAAGAGCCTTATACAATTGCAATGATGCTAAAAGAATATATGGAACATAATAGAGTAAATTTTAAAGTCAAAATCTTAGCAACAGACATTTCAATTAGCGTTCTAAATGAGGCTCGTGAAGGGATTTATCCTGAAGATCGCATAATAAATTTGCCCAAATATTTAAAAATTAAATATTTAAATCAACTTCAAGATGATAAATTTCAAGTTAAAGAAATTTTAAAAAAAATGGTTTACTTTAAAAAATTAAATTTAATGGATGAGAAATTTCCATTTAGCAAAAAATTTGACCTAATATTTTGCAGAAATGTCATGATCTATTTTGATGAAAAAACTAGGAATAACCTTGCCAATAAATTCAACTCCTACCTTAAAAAGGATTCTTATCTTTTAATTGGACATTCAGAAACAATCAGAGGAAACAAAAATCTTGAATACATAATGCCTGCCACCTATAAAAAGAATTAATGCTTATGCGCATCAATTCTTTTTATAATAAATTTTCTATTATGCAAAATTTATTTAGCTTAAAAGGTCTAAAAATAATACTGCTAAGTTAAGTTTACTTTTTCACCTATTCTAATAAAATAGAGCAATTCACCAATTGTTGCTACATGATCGCCTACTCTTTCTAAAAAACTATTCAAAAATAATATATTTAAAAGATAATCCAAATTTTCAGGATTTTTTTTCATTGCATCAATAACAATACTTTTCTGCTTTGAAAATAATTTATCTATTATATTGTCATACTTAACTATCTTTAATATTTTGGTAAAATCTCCATCAAAATATGCGTCAAAAATATCAGACAACATTTCTTTAGCTGTATCGGCCATTTCTCTTAAAGGTTTAAAATATAAATTAAGAAAATCAAAATCATCCAAATCTGATTCAAGTAGAAGAACAACCTTTACAATCTTAGTAGCATGATCTGCAATCCTTTCAAGAGAGCTTATTATTTTAATAATTGCTAAAATTTCTCTAAGCTCTGTAGCAACAGGATGCTCAGTTGCAATTATTCTTCCGCACAAATCTTCAATATCGTACTGATAATCATCTATTATTTTTTCATCTTCATTGATTATTTTTTTGGCTAAATTTTTATCTTTAGATTCTAAGGCTATTAAAGAATCATCGATAATCTTAAGCACACATTCTTTCATATCCCAAAGATAATCTTTTATTATTTCAAGTTGTTTAGTAAGCTTTCTCCTTATCATATCATGTCTCCTAAAAAAACCGCTTTAAAAATAAATATCTTATCTTGGCTCTCTCATAATAATAACTAAAAGGGTAATTATCAATAACCAATTTATAGTAATGCAAAGCCTTTAAAAAATCTTTATGCTTGCTCTCAGACTCATAAAGTTTTCCCAACAAATAACTATATTTGTCTGAAAAGCTTGAATTAATATACTTAGGAAAGTAAAGAGAGCTAAAATTTAAAGCAAACTCATGCTCTCCCCTTGTTACTAAGAATTCAAAGATCTCAAGATAAATGCTCTCAGAAAAATCAACATTCTTTTCAACTAAATATCTAGCGTTCTCTAAAACCTCTTCTTTAATATTTAATTCTATAGCAAGCCTAATTAGATCAAAAACAATGCTTTGAAAATATTTACTCTTCAATTTCAAATAATTTTCATAAGATTTTAAATAATCACCATTTTTATAATGAATTTCCGCCTTCAATAAAATATATTTATCGTCATTGAAATTATACTTATTAAGCAAATCTATTGCTCCTTTGTAATCATTTATGTAGGACAAATTTAAAGCCCTAACAATAATCTCTTTAGAAGTTGCCCCGCTAATACTCCCCCCCCCAAGTTCAAGATTATTACCAGTTTCAATGTTATTGTCCCTGCTAGAGCCACCACCAACGCCTTGTGGAATTGCAACTTCAAAATTCTTTGTAATTTTCAAGATAATTATTTTATTAAATTCACTTGAATCTTTAACATTTTGATAAGTGAAAACCAATTTAATTTTGCCTTCTTTTTTAAAAGTCTGAAAAGTAAAAACAGCACCGTTATCATAAGATTCTCCAATTAACTTAATAAAAGCTTCATTTTCAATGCTTTTGATATAAATCCAAGACTCATCTTTAAAAGAAAGATTAAATTTTGAATTGGTATTTACACTAATATCTACCTCTCCACTACTAAAATCAAGCTCATACGAATCGTCTTGACTTATAAAAGCTGGCTTAGAGTAAACTTCAAAAACAATAAATAGCAAACTTATATAAATCAAATATTTTCTAATCATTTGGAAATTTCTAAAATCTTATCTATTAATTTTTCATTCTCCTTCTCAATATCAACGTTAAATAAATTTTCCTTTTTAATCCAAAGATCCTTGAAAAAATTCTCATCAAGAAATTTATTTTTAATCAATCCATCAACAACTAAATTCTTATTTAAATTTTCATTTAAAAAATCAGGTCTTGGAATAAAAAAATCATCCATATTTAGACATTCATTTAAATCAAAATAAAAATCTTCCATATCAACTAATTTAACCTTAGCGTCTAAATTGTCTTCAACACACTTTTGAGATTTTTCCAACATTTGTGTTGAATAGAAATAAGTAATACCAGAAACAATAAAAATCAAAAATACTGAAATTAAAAAATATTTTCTAAAACTAAACTTTCTATCTTGCATGTTAATTTCCTTAAATCTAACTTAATTATATATTAAACACCCTGCTTTCACCATTATCAAGTGTAATACCTATCAAATTTTCACCACCCTCAGAAACATATGCATTATGGGTTATTACTAAGAGTTGGAACTTTTTACCCAATTCTCTTAAAAGTAAAGAAAGTTTTTTGCTATTTTCAAAATCAAGAGCTGCATCTATTTCATCAAGCATGCAAAAACAAGCAGGAGAATAATAATAAAGTGCAAATAAAAAAGCCATACTAACCAAAGTACTCTCGCCCCCTGAAAGCATGTTATTGTTTTTGACAAACTTGTTTGAAAAATTTATTCTAATCTCAACATTATCGGTATTTTCATTATAAAAAAGACTAGCGGTTCCTTTAAAAATTTTTTTAAAAAAGAAAGAAAAATTTTTATTAATCTCATCAAATGATTCTCTAAATTTTTTATAAATCTCATTTTTTATTTTTTTTTGAAGCTTTTGTAATGAATATTTTGAAAGCTTTAAATCTTCTACTTGTAAACTTACTTTTTCAAAACGCTCCTTAGTTTCATCAAACTCTTTATCAATATTGAAAAATACATAATCACCCAGCTTGATTGCATCTATCTCTTTGCGCAACAACTCTCTGGTTGCAAGATCTTCTTCCAATTCAAATTTATCAGACATTTCATTAGAAACATTGAAATTTTCTATTTCGCTCTTAATGCTTACATTAGAATTTAAAAGAAATTCGTATTCTGTCTGTTTTTTTATATATTCATAATAATTAGTTTTTTTAAAATCATTCAAAAAAACTAAGGAATTAAAATCTTTCTCCTTAAAAGACTCACTACTGAATTTTGAAGCACCAATAAGATTGCTTAAATTAAGCTGAATATCGCTTTTTTCTAAATTTAAATTTTCAAGCTTTAAATATAAGTCTTTAAGCTCTTCATCAAGGCTATTCTTAGATTCAAATAAAAATTCTAAATTACCATCTATAAGTTTAATTTCATCCAAATTTTTAAACTTAGAAAGCTCTATATACTCAAGCTCACCCAATACATCATTTAATTGAAGAGTCTTTTCTTCGATTAATCTCTCGATATTTGTTATCTCTTTAGCAAGATTTGATTTTAAAGCATTTTTTTCAAGCAAAAATTTTTTCAAATTAACATTTTGATCAAAAATAGGTTCAATTTTATCCCTCAATAAAGCCAAAAGATTCTCATCTTTGCTTATATACTTGATTAAATTTACCCTAATCTCTTTAATATATTTTATACTCAATGATTCTTCAAAAAGTTTAAGAGAGTCTAATATATGCTCTTTTAATAAAACAAACTCTTCTGATTTGGCACTCCTTAATACAGACAAAATTAGATCAACAAGTTCAAAAAAACTTTTAGTATACCTATTAATCTCGTCACTTAAAGAAAAAAAATCATTTTTCTTTTCTTTAAGCAAACTATTTAATTGATATAAATTATTATTTATAGAATTCTTTTTCTCTTCAGACTCAGATTTGCTCTTGACAAACTTATCTTCCAAATTCATCTTTAACGTCTTTTCTTGCTCTAATTTTTGAATTTTAATCTCTAGCCCAAGAATTTTAGACTTCATAAGCTCAAGATCTTTTTCTAATTCTTGAATATTATTAATAACATTTTTTTCTCTAAATGAATAAAATTCTAACTTTTCTTTAAAACCAGAAGACAAAAATTTACTCAAACCGTCTAAATTTAATTCGCTCTTCAAGACATTAAGATCAAAATTAATATTGAAAAGCTTTTTTAACGTTATTGTTTTTTCTAAAGCTTCTAATTTTTGACTTAAATCTTGATGTTTTTTTCTCAAAAGGAAAACATTTTTTATGTTATCGTACTTTTGCCTTAAATTTTCTTGCAGAGACAACAAAGATGATAAATTTTGACTAGATTGCTTAAAATTTTTCAAGGCCTCTTCTTCTTCCATTTTTAAAATATCTATTCCGCTTGCTTGTTCAATCAAAGATTTGAGATTTACATTTCTTTCCAAAGAAATGTCCTCAACCCTACCTTGAGTTATAAACATATAAGGCGATTTTTTAAACTTAAAACTGTTCAAAAGTCTATTATAATCTTGAAAATTCAAAATTTTATTATTAAAATAATATTCACTTGAACCATCCTTATAAAGACGCCTGCGAATATAAAAATCTTCATTAAATTCCTTTAAAGTCGATTTTTCAGAGTTAATGTTGCTAAAAAAAAGAGTTATTTCGGCAAAATTTGATTTTCCTGATTTTGAAACAGAAATTAAATCAGAAATATCTTCAACCCTTAAAAATTTTAAATTATCTTCTCCCATACAAAAACGTACAGCATCAATAAGATTGCTCTTCCCACATCCATTAGGCCCCACAATAAAACTTAAATTTTCACCTATTTCAAACTCTTGTCTATTTAGAAAAGATTTAAACCCTAAAAGCACTATTTTTTTTAAAACCAAACTAACTCCCAATTAAAATTAAAAACCAATTACTGATAAATCTACAATTTCATATTATAATAAATAAAAATATTTTAAAAAAAGGTCAATTATGATTTGCGGAATAGATGAAGTCGGAAGGGGTTGTATTTTTGGACCTATTCTAAGTGCTGCTGTGGTTTTCAAAAAAAAGCCCAGCTTTATAAAAGAATTGGATGATTCTAAAAAACTAAAAAAAGAAAAAAGAGAGTACCTATCCTCATTAATACTTGAAAACTCATATTATGCATTTGCTGAAATTTCAAATATAACAATAGAAAAAATAAATATTCACAACGCATCCCTTCTTGCAATGCAAACTGCATACGAAAACCTAAAATTAAATTGCAGCTTAGTACTTGTAGATGGCAAATTTGTACCCAAAATAACAGCAAAAAATGTTAAAGCAATAATTAAAGGAGATTCAATAATAGATGAAATAAAAGCTGCTTCAATTATTGCTAAAGTTAAAAGAGACAAACTAATGGATAAATATGATAAAATTTACCCATTGTATTTACTCAAAAAAAATAAAGGATACCCCACAAAAGAACATAAAAACGCAATAAAGAAATATGGGGTCTTAAGCCTTCATAGAAAAAATTTTAAACTAATTTAAAAAATAAAAATAATAAAATTTAATAATCCTTCTTTTTAAATCGCCCGC
The window above is part of the Borreliella burgdorferi B31 genome. Proteins encoded here:
- a CDS encoding protein-glutamate O-methyltransferase; protein product: MNTNQNKFNLNINITKDELSRLIKIVYNNFGINLSEKKKLLIESRLSSLLKVKGFKNFTEYINFLEKSTGNIQLIELIDKISTNHTYFFRESKHFDFLNNKILPKLTEKILNSENSEIRIWSAGCSSGEEPYTIAMMLKEYMEHNRVNFKVKILATDISISVLNEAREGIYPEDRIINLPKYLKIKYLNQLQDDKFQVKEILKKMVYFKKLNLMDEKFPFSKKFDLIFCRNVMIYFDEKTRNNLANKFNSYLKKDSYLLIGHSETIRGNKNLEYIMPATYKKN
- a CDS encoding tetratricopeptide repeat protein; translation: MIRKYLIYISLLFIVFEVYSKPAFISQDDSYELDFSSGEVDISVNTNSKFNLSFKDESWIYIKSIENEAFIKLIGESYDNGAVFTFQTFKKEGKIKLVFTYQNVKDSSEFNKIIILKITKNFEVAIPQGVGGGSSRDNNIETGNNLELGGGSISGATSKEIIVRALNLSYINDYKGAIDLLNKYNFNDDKYILLKAEIHYKNGDYLKSYENYLKLKSKYFQSIVFDLIRLAIELNIKEEVLENARYLVEKNVDFSESIYLEIFEFLVTRGEHEFALNFSSLYFPKYINSSFSDKYSYLLGKLYESESKHKDFLKALHYYKLVIDNYPFSYYYERAKIRYLFLKRFF
- the phoU gene encoding phosphate signaling complex protein PhoU is translated as MIRRKLTKQLEIIKDYLWDMKECVLKIIDDSLIALESKDKNLAKKIINEDEKIIDDYQYDIEDLCGRIIATEHPVATELREILAIIKIISSLERIADHATKIVKVVLLLESDLDDFDFLNLYFKPLREMADTAKEMLSDIFDAYFDGDFTKILKIVKYDNIIDKLFSKQKSIVIDAMKKNPENLDYLLNILFLNSFLERVGDHVATIGELLYFIRIGEKVNLT
- a CDS encoding chromosome segregation SMC family protein, producing the protein MVLKKIVLLGFKSFLNRQEFEIGENLSFIVGPNGCGKSNLIDAVRFCMGEDNLKFLRVEDISDLISVSKSGKSNFAEITLFFSNINSEKSTLKEFNEDFYIRRRLYKDGSSEYYFNNKILNFQDYNRLLNSFKFKKSPYMFITQGRVEDISLERNVNLKSLIEQASGIDILKMEEEEALKNFKQSSQNLSSLLSLQENLRQKYDNIKNVFLLRKKHQDLSQKLEALEKTITLKKLFNINFDLNVLKSELNLDGLSKFLSSGFKEKLEFYSFREKNVINNIQELEKDLELMKSKILGLEIKIQKLEQEKTLKMNLEDKFVKSKSESEEKKNSINNNLYQLNSLLKEKKNDFFSLSDEINRYTKSFFELVDLILSVLRSAKSEEFVLLKEHILDSLKLFEESLSIKYIKEIRVNLIKYISKDENLLALLRDKIEPIFDQNVNLKKFLLEKNALKSNLAKEITNIERLIEEKTLQLNDVLGELEYIELSKFKNLDEIKLIDGNLEFLFESKNSLDEELKDLYLKLENLNLEKSDIQLNLSNLIGASKFSSESFKEKDFNSLVFLNDFKKTNYYEYIKKQTEYEFLLNSNVSIKSEIENFNVSNEMSDKFELEEDLATRELLRKEIDAIKLGDYVFFNIDKEFDETKERFEKVSLQVEDLKLSKYSLQKLQKKIKNEIYKKFRESFDEINKNFSFFFKKIFKGTASLFYNENTDNVEIRINFSNKFVKNNNMLSGGESTLVSMAFLFALYYYSPACFCMLDEIDAALDFENSKKLSLLLRELGKKFQLLVITHNAYVSEGGENLIGITLDNGESRVFNI
- a CDS encoding ribonuclease HII, with the translated sequence MICGIDEVGRGCIFGPILSAAVVFKKKPSFIKELDDSKKLKKEKREYLSSLILENSYYAFAEISNITIEKINIHNASLLAMQTAYENLKLNCSLVLVDGKFVPKITAKNVKAIIKGDSIIDEIKAASIIAKVKRDKLMDKYDKIYPLYLLKKNKGYPTKEHKNAIKKYGVLSLHRKNFKLI
- a CDS encoding peptidylprolyl isomerase, encoding MRKRSRKVKNDLVVLESKEKKVGMWGIFALILIVFGFIIAPLLPGIFDNAHSSGLKFGSYKGQPIYYKKDSKFAKYVNYYSNLYSRLQGNAKNINTDYNAWYLAFMKYVEDVAFLDLVKKYNFYISKEMLNKNLLKSPEYLDSSGNFSSKRYNKASDYQKVKIYDDMVENILFSNVKIFLNSNLIFPDSLFDMIKNMSTVERHISYLSLSYQDFSNKEVISYAEKNLNLFKRLSLASIRFKNMNDARTAHDKLLNKTPFEELAKLYSDDIANFKGVVSLDKYYFDLDLNVEKKEDLNSIFSLREGEFSKPIKIKNKNEYQIYKAFSNVHDFDKNSDRDISSVKNYIETYEPSVIEGYLENKLSDFLGDVKFSSLSQVLEKYQLSLKEEIVNLSYNINVYPNTLKELVEFNNSKSFYDIIFGLKENSWSKPFVANKKVYLFFLNSVKKRSNQLKDEIKNEKILDNFNIANSGLITDFLLNKKDFVNNFNESFFALQNFSQN